Proteins co-encoded in one Luteolibacter sp. Y139 genomic window:
- a CDS encoding serine/threonine-protein kinase has protein sequence MSDVVKTEDSIAATACPRCGAPLAGASVDGLCARCLGALNFDTLTRIGGAADEELHAIPTVEELAEFFPQLDVLSLIGRGGMGVVYKARQKSLHRHVALKLLAPERAGDPLFARRFASEARSLAALDHPHIVSVHDFGEAGGYFYLLMEFVDGVNLRQLIQSRRLTPDEALEIITPVCDALQAAHDRGIVHRDVKPENLLIDRNGKVKIADFGIARMMDDPAVDGIPQAAPDNSAAHTLAAGTPDYAAPEQRASSPFDHRVDIYSLGVVLYEMITGQRPGNGQITPPSKRATVDMRIDEVVMKALQEEPDQRFRTVAEFREHFEEAKKPIARKPSTRGPRTWWTRKRALAAAMSLCLIGAAVTAAMMMKSPPHKEAAEPSLEIASLEQAYQAFEKNFTALQEAREIQMVGMPDGSGAPPEQNEVVKKLEARDRQLRATISRMSNGER, from the coding sequence ATGAGCGATGTCGTCAAAACCGAGGACTCAATAGCCGCTACCGCATGCCCCCGTTGCGGTGCTCCTCTGGCGGGAGCCAGTGTGGATGGCTTGTGCGCCCGCTGCCTGGGCGCGCTGAATTTTGACACGCTCACGCGCATCGGCGGAGCAGCCGATGAAGAACTCCACGCCATCCCCACCGTGGAAGAGCTCGCGGAATTCTTCCCGCAATTGGACGTGCTATCCCTGATCGGCCGCGGCGGAATGGGCGTGGTTTACAAGGCCAGGCAGAAATCCCTGCACCGGCATGTCGCATTGAAGCTGCTGGCCCCGGAGCGCGCTGGCGATCCCCTGTTTGCCCGGCGCTTCGCCAGCGAGGCAAGATCCCTCGCAGCGCTCGATCATCCCCACATCGTGAGCGTCCACGACTTCGGTGAGGCAGGCGGATACTTCTACCTCCTGATGGAATTCGTGGACGGAGTGAACTTGAGGCAGTTGATCCAAAGCCGGCGGCTCACCCCTGACGAGGCACTGGAAATCATCACTCCCGTATGCGACGCGCTTCAGGCCGCGCACGATCGCGGGATCGTCCATCGCGACGTGAAACCGGAGAACCTGCTCATTGATCGCAATGGCAAGGTGAAGATCGCCGACTTCGGGATCGCGCGAATGATGGATGACCCGGCCGTGGACGGAATCCCTCAAGCCGCGCCGGATAACTCGGCAGCACACACCTTGGCCGCTGGCACACCCGACTACGCCGCCCCGGAGCAACGCGCATCATCACCGTTCGACCACCGCGTCGACATCTACTCCCTCGGCGTGGTGCTCTATGAAATGATCACCGGCCAGCGCCCCGGCAACGGGCAGATCACGCCACCCTCCAAACGCGCGACCGTGGACATGCGCATCGACGAGGTCGTGATGAAAGCCCTGCAGGAAGAACCGGACCAGCGCTTCCGCACCGTCGCCGAATTCCGCGAACACTTCGAGGAGGCGAAGAAACCCATCGCGCGAAAGCCTTCAACCCGCGGGCCCCGTACCTGGTGGACACGGAAACGCGCGCTCGCAGCAGCCATGTCCCTTTGCCTGATCGGAGCCGCCGTCACCGCAGCAATGATGATGAAGAGCCCGCCTCACAAAGAGGCTGCCGAGCCATCGTTGGAAATCGCGTCCCTGGAGCAGGCCTATCAAGCCTTCGAAAAAAACTTCACCGCATTACAAGAGGCGCGAGAAATCCAAATGGTAGGCATGCCCGACGGCAGCGGTGCCCCTCCGGAACAGAACGAAGTCGTGAAGAAACTGGAAGCCCGCGATCGGCAACTGCGAGCGACCATCTCGCGGATGTCCAACGGAGAGCGTTAG
- a CDS encoding DUF4198 domain-containing protein yields the protein MKTSLRSGILASLLLASASLAHSVWVEPGPDGTLVVRFGELDGEVEKSPGHLDSLGTPAGVVLPAAKDAKPLDSQKKSDHYTLGEAKPDQALVAETAFPVMAFEGKPARRPVFYSRWLPSGGDKVAAQPALTLDIVPTGNPGEVRVYFRGKPLPDTKAQLNAPNGSHTPLKTDAEGIVKFTTDEPGRWVLTVPGYSEPLPGFANGQSYAVASHNASLSWVVAKP from the coding sequence ATGAAGACGTCCCTTCGTTCCGGTATTCTCGCCAGCCTGCTGCTGGCTTCCGCATCCCTGGCTCACTCCGTTTGGGTCGAACCCGGCCCGGATGGGACCCTGGTCGTCCGCTTCGGCGAATTGGACGGGGAAGTGGAGAAGTCCCCGGGTCATCTCGATTCCCTGGGAACTCCGGCGGGCGTGGTCTTGCCTGCCGCGAAGGACGCCAAGCCGTTGGATTCACAGAAGAAATCCGACCACTACACCCTCGGCGAGGCGAAGCCGGATCAGGCTCTCGTGGCGGAGACCGCCTTCCCGGTGATGGCCTTCGAGGGCAAGCCCGCGCGGCGGCCGGTCTTCTATAGCCGCTGGTTGCCGTCTGGCGGTGACAAGGTCGCCGCGCAACCCGCGCTCACGCTTGATATCGTGCCGACGGGGAATCCCGGCGAAGTCCGCGTCTATTTCCGTGGCAAGCCTCTGCCGGACACGAAGGCCCAGCTCAATGCGCCCAATGGCAGCCACACCCCGCTGAAGACCGATGCCGAGGGTATCGTGAAGTTCACCACGGATGAGCCGGGCCGGTGGGTTCTAACCGTGCCCGGCTACAGCGAGCCGCTTCCCGGCTTTGCGAACGGCCAATCCTATGCCGTGGCCAGCCACAATGCCTCGCTGAGCTGGGTGGTGGCGAAGCCTTGA
- a CDS encoding glycoside hydrolase family 172 protein: MKHLLLTSIMAAFALSPCKTASAQGDLYRITGGSSRTVTNFHQISIPKGGDHVLADLKGPGKVTYFYITDDTAGRWYPGLVLKIYWDDSKEPSIQLPLADFFGAIGSRSVDYTSLPMQINHACFMCYLPMPHSKGAKFVLSNDGDRDYVQKVAYGIDREEDPSYAQEKSRLHCEWHRSNPVSNGLHVMMEARGRGQYIGSYLQAVSRIHDVWFGEGDTIFHLDGKTFAHTPGTEDEYGSCWEKPDWKTFASPYCGHPLNEIGVNRMYRWYVANPVRFQQGLKVEIQNQHDNVNATKPDEADDYTSVAFWYQEGPQKVAALPSFQERTRASFAKP, encoded by the coding sequence ATGAAGCACCTTCTCCTCACCTCCATCATGGCAGCCTTCGCGCTCTCGCCCTGCAAGACAGCGAGCGCTCAAGGCGATCTCTACCGCATCACCGGCGGCAGCTCGCGGACAGTGACGAATTTCCACCAAATCTCTATTCCCAAGGGCGGCGACCACGTCCTCGCCGATCTCAAGGGACCGGGAAAGGTCACCTACTTCTACATCACCGACGACACCGCCGGCCGCTGGTATCCCGGCCTGGTCTTGAAGATCTATTGGGACGACTCAAAGGAACCCAGCATCCAACTCCCGTTGGCAGATTTCTTCGGCGCGATCGGCAGCAGATCGGTGGATTACACTTCCCTGCCAATGCAGATCAATCACGCCTGCTTCATGTGCTATCTGCCCATGCCGCACTCGAAAGGGGCCAAGTTCGTGCTCTCCAACGACGGCGACCGCGACTACGTGCAAAAGGTCGCCTATGGCATCGACCGCGAGGAAGACCCTTCCTACGCACAGGAAAAGAGCCGCCTCCACTGCGAATGGCACCGCAGCAATCCGGTCTCTAACGGCCTCCACGTCATGATGGAAGCCCGCGGCCGCGGCCAATACATCGGCAGCTACCTCCAGGCAGTCTCCCGCATCCACGATGTGTGGTTCGGCGAGGGCGACACGATCTTCCATCTCGATGGCAAGACCTTCGCTCACACCCCGGGCACCGAGGACGAATACGGCTCCTGCTGGGAAAAGCCGGATTGGAAAACCTTCGCCTCTCCTTACTGCGGCCATCCTCTCAATGAGATCGGCGTCAACCGCATGTATCGCTGGTATGTGGCAAACCCCGTCCGCTTCCAACAGGGCCTCAAGGTCGAAATCCAAAACCAGCACGACAACGTCAACGCCACCAAGCCCGACGAAGCCGATGACTACACCAGCGTCGCCTTCTGGTATCAGGAAGGCCCGCAGAAAGTCGCCGCCTTGCCGTCCTTCCAAGAGCGCACCCGCGCCAGCTTTGCTAAACCCTGA
- a CDS encoding monovalent cation:proton antiporter-2 (CPA2) family protein has product MAFESAFAQAFLYLAAALVAILVGKRLGLGAVLGYLIAGAAIGPWGFGWIGRESEQITHFAEFGVVMMLFLVGLELEPSHLWKMRREIFGLGTSQVIASALAIAAVVLLFGLGWKAALGIGLILAMSSTAIVLQCLSEKNLLRTEAGQNSFAVLLFQDLAVIPIMAVLPLLAVGQVVAVQDAHGGSDAWMAHWPAWGRAIATIAAVAIVVAVARLAVRPIFRAIAATRQREAFTAAALLLVIGIALLMTKVGLSAALGAFVAGVVLATSEYRHELESDLEPFKGLLLGLFFLGVGTGIDFGHIGSHWGLVLGGAAALLLVKGGVIFGLARFQGSNYASSLVFSSALAAGGEFAFVLIALAANAGVFPVEISRTLIAVVALTMAATPLLILAAHRYTARCVARDEKEERESDAHDQGAPVIICGFGRFGHAIGRLLQTQGIESTVLDNDPDQVETLRALGMPVFYGDGARPDLLATAGAAHAKLLVIALRDADVTMKIVETARQHHPHLRIFLRAYGRSSAYQFIDAGEEGFYRDTLDSSLRMGTDVLCALGIPAYAAHRAAKRYRKADEASVREYARQRHKHDSFIGASREARVIFDQVMRAGLQEHHPADDSWSPPMAGEKKED; this is encoded by the coding sequence ATGGCATTCGAAAGCGCCTTTGCCCAAGCCTTCCTCTACCTCGCTGCGGCGCTGGTTGCCATTCTCGTGGGCAAGCGCCTGGGTCTCGGCGCAGTGCTTGGTTACCTGATCGCCGGGGCAGCGATCGGCCCGTGGGGCTTCGGCTGGATCGGTCGGGAAAGCGAGCAGATCACGCATTTCGCTGAGTTCGGCGTGGTGATGATGCTGTTCCTCGTCGGATTGGAATTGGAGCCGTCGCACTTGTGGAAGATGCGTCGCGAGATCTTCGGGCTGGGGACTTCGCAGGTCATTGCATCGGCGCTAGCCATCGCGGCTGTGGTGCTTTTGTTCGGACTCGGGTGGAAGGCGGCGCTGGGCATTGGCCTGATCCTGGCGATGTCGAGCACGGCGATCGTGCTGCAATGCCTGTCCGAGAAAAACCTGCTGCGCACGGAGGCGGGGCAGAACTCCTTTGCGGTGCTGCTTTTCCAAGACCTCGCGGTGATCCCGATCATGGCGGTGTTGCCGCTGCTGGCGGTGGGGCAGGTGGTGGCGGTTCAGGATGCTCATGGTGGCAGCGATGCGTGGATGGCTCATTGGCCGGCCTGGGGCCGCGCCATCGCGACGATCGCGGCGGTGGCGATCGTCGTGGCTGTGGCTCGCCTCGCGGTGCGGCCGATCTTCCGCGCCATCGCCGCCACAAGGCAACGCGAGGCATTCACTGCGGCGGCGCTGCTGCTGGTGATCGGGATCGCGCTGCTGATGACGAAGGTGGGGCTGTCCGCGGCGCTCGGGGCCTTCGTGGCCGGAGTGGTGCTCGCGACCAGTGAGTACCGCCACGAGCTGGAAAGCGACCTGGAGCCGTTCAAGGGGCTGCTGTTAGGGCTGTTCTTTCTCGGCGTGGGGACCGGCATTGATTTCGGCCACATTGGCTCGCACTGGGGACTCGTGCTCGGTGGTGCGGCAGCGCTGCTGCTGGTGAAGGGAGGCGTGATCTTCGGGCTGGCACGCTTTCAGGGTTCCAACTACGCGAGTTCGCTGGTTTTTTCGTCCGCGCTTGCAGCGGGTGGCGAGTTTGCGTTCGTCCTCATCGCCTTGGCTGCGAATGCAGGCGTGTTTCCCGTCGAGATCTCGCGCACGCTGATCGCGGTGGTGGCGTTGACGATGGCGGCGACGCCCTTGCTGATTCTCGCAGCCCATCGCTACACGGCGCGGTGCGTGGCCCGCGATGAGAAGGAGGAGCGGGAAAGCGATGCTCATGACCAAGGCGCGCCGGTGATCATCTGCGGTTTCGGCCGTTTCGGCCACGCGATCGGTCGCTTGCTCCAGACGCAGGGGATTGAGAGCACGGTGCTCGACAACGATCCTGACCAGGTGGAAACGCTGCGGGCGCTCGGCATGCCGGTATTTTATGGTGATGGGGCTCGGCCCGACCTGCTCGCGACGGCCGGTGCAGCGCATGCGAAGTTGCTGGTGATCGCATTGCGGGATGCGGATGTGACGATGAAGATCGTGGAGACGGCGCGGCAGCATCATCCACACCTGCGGATCTTCCTGCGTGCCTATGGCCGTAGTTCGGCTTACCAATTCATCGATGCCGGTGAGGAAGGGTTTTACCGCGATACGCTTGATTCCTCGCTGCGGATGGGCACTGACGTTTTGTGCGCGCTGGGAATACCAGCCTACGCAGCGCACCGGGCCGCGAAGCGGTATCGCAAGGCGGACGAGGCCTCGGTGCGCGAATACGCCCGCCAGCGTCACAAGCACGATAGCTTCATCGGCGCCTCGCGTGAGGCACGGGTGATCTTTGATCAAGTGATGCGAGCGGGTCTTCAGGAGCATCATCCTGCGGATGACTCGTGGTCGCCGCCGATGGCCGGGGAGAAGAAGGAGGACTGA
- a CDS encoding NAD(P)H-dependent oxidoreductase produces the protein MARVLVIFAHPAFERSRVNRALVAAARATEGVTVHDLYEAYPDYLIEVRDEQRLLESHDAVVLQHPFFWYSSPAIVKEWLDLVLTYRWAYGEDGTALRGKVLAQAISAGGPELAYKRGGLNHFSVRELLAPFEQTARLCGMGYAEAFTVHGAHHLDAAALVAESQRYQAWLGALRDGASPLWLPTP, from the coding sequence ATGGCTCGAGTGCTTGTGATTTTCGCCCATCCCGCATTCGAGCGGTCGCGGGTGAACCGTGCCCTGGTCGCTGCGGCTCGCGCGACGGAAGGCGTGACGGTCCATGATTTGTATGAGGCTTATCCCGACTACCTGATCGAGGTGAGGGACGAGCAGCGCTTGTTAGAAAGCCACGATGCAGTGGTGCTCCAGCATCCGTTCTTCTGGTACAGCAGTCCGGCGATCGTGAAGGAGTGGCTGGATCTGGTGCTGACGTATCGCTGGGCCTATGGCGAGGACGGGACTGCCTTGCGCGGAAAGGTTCTCGCGCAGGCGATCAGCGCAGGTGGACCGGAGCTGGCCTACAAGCGCGGCGGGCTGAATCATTTCTCCGTGCGGGAACTTCTCGCGCCCTTTGAGCAGACCGCACGGCTGTGCGGCATGGGGTATGCAGAGGCTTTCACCGTTCATGGCGCACACCATCTTGATGCGGCTGCGCTGGTCGCCGAGTCGCAGCGCTATCAGGCGTGGCTCGGCGCTCTGCGCGACGGCGCCTCTCCGCTCTGGCTTCCCACTCCCTGA
- the proC gene encoding pyrroline-5-carboxylate reductase: MKLGVIGCGKMGSALVEGAIRSGAVPAAKVSGCDAYPEAAKTFATTTGATFAESISALNADTYLLCTKPNQAEAALGAIPAGEALVISVAAGLSTAWLEARVPAGVRVIRCMPNTPALVGKGAAAYCRGKAATAADAETAKLLLGSVGLAVELPESLMDAVTGLSGSGPAFVYVMIEAMADGGVRAGLPRAEAIKLAAQTVLGAAAMVLETGIHPGALKDQVTSPGGTTIAGIAELEKHGMRSAFIEAVTTAARRSAELGGS, translated from the coding sequence ATGAAACTCGGCGTCATCGGCTGTGGAAAAATGGGCAGTGCCCTCGTGGAAGGAGCGATCCGCTCGGGAGCCGTCCCGGCGGCGAAGGTGAGCGGCTGCGATGCCTACCCGGAGGCCGCCAAGACCTTCGCCACCACCACCGGAGCGACCTTCGCGGAATCCATTTCCGCCCTGAATGCCGACACTTACCTCCTCTGCACCAAGCCGAATCAGGCCGAAGCCGCGCTGGGCGCCATCCCGGCAGGCGAGGCGCTGGTGATTTCCGTGGCCGCCGGCCTCAGCACCGCTTGGCTGGAAGCGCGCGTGCCAGCTGGCGTGCGGGTGATCCGCTGCATGCCGAATACCCCCGCGCTCGTCGGAAAAGGCGCCGCCGCCTATTGCCGGGGCAAGGCCGCCACCGCCGCAGACGCGGAAACGGCCAAGCTCCTGCTCGGCTCGGTCGGATTAGCCGTCGAGCTGCCGGAATCCCTGATGGACGCCGTCACCGGCCTCTCCGGCAGCGGCCCGGCTTTCGTCTACGTGATGATCGAGGCCATGGCGGACGGCGGCGTGCGCGCCGGCCTGCCACGGGCGGAGGCCATCAAGCTCGCCGCCCAGACCGTGTTAGGTGCCGCCGCCATGGTGCTGGAAACCGGCATCCACCCCGGCGCGCTCAAGGATCAGGTCACCTCCCCCGGCGGCACCACCATCGCCGGGATCGCCGAACTGGAGAAACACGGCATGCGCTCTGCCTTCATCGAGGCGGTGACCACCGCCGCCCGCCGCTCTGCCGAACTCGGCGGCTCCTGA